From Erinaceus europaeus chromosome 9, mEriEur2.1, whole genome shotgun sequence, one genomic window encodes:
- the SLC34A1 gene encoding sodium-dependent phosphate transport protein 2A, translating into MMSYGERLGGPAVSPLPIRGGHVMPGTAFAYVPSPRVLHRIPGTSAYAFPSLGPVALAEHGCPYGDVLELHDPLPAKLALEEELKPEPGLAQKLRQALAAVLRVPLMLVFLYLFVCSLDVLSSAFQLAGGKVAGDIFKDNAILSNPVAGLLVGILVTVLVQSSSTSTSIIVSMVSSGLLEVSSAIPIIMGSNIGTSVTNTIVALMQAGDRTDFRRAFAGATVHDCFNWLSVLVLLPLEAATGFLHHITRLVVASFKISGGRDAPDLLKIITEPFTKLIIQLDKSVITSIATGDESLRNHSLIRIWCQSDSREVPNPVARVEGNTSQTLSNATMEKCNHLFVNTGLPDLAVGLILLAGSLVLLCTCLILLVKMLNSLLQGQVANVVQKVINTDFPAPFTWATGYFAMLVGAGMTFVVQSSSVFTSAITPLIGLGVISIERAYPLTLGSNIGTTTTAILAALASPREKLSSAFQIALCHFFFNISGILLWYPVPCLRLPIRMAKALGRRTAKYRWFAVLYLLLCFLLLPSLGFGLSMAGWQAMLGVGAPFAALLAFVALVNALQSHSPGRLPRWLQTWDFLPRWMHSLQPLDRLITRATLCCAPPEPRSPQLPARVFLEELPPATPSPRLALPTRLPATRL; encoded by the exons ATGATGTCCTATGGAGAGAGGTTGGGGGGCCCAGCAGTCTCTCCGCTGCCCATCCGCGGGGGTCATGTGATGCCAGGCACTGCCTTCGCCTATGTGCCCAGCCCTCGGG TCCTCCACAGGATCCCCGGCACCTCAGCCTATGCCTTCCCCAGCCTGGGTCCCGTGGCCCTGGCCGAGCACGGCTGCCCCTACGGGGATGTCCTGGAGCTTCATGACCCGCTGCCAGCCAAGCTGGCCCTGGAGGAGGAGCTGAAGCCAG AGCCGGGGTTGGCCCAGAAGCTTCGCCAGGCTCTTGCTGCAGTGCTCAGGGTGCCTCTGATGCTCGTTTTCCTCTACCTATTCGTCTGCTCCCTGGATGTGCTCAGCTCGGCCTTCCAGCTGGCTGGAG GGAAGGTGGCTGGCGACATCTTCAAGGACAACGCCATCCTGTCCAACCCGGTGGCGGGGCTGCTGGTGGGGATCCTGGTGACGGTGCTGGTTCAGAGCTCCAGCACCTCTACATCCATCATCGTCAGCATGGTCTCCTCTGGCT TGCTGGAGGTGAGCTCGGCCATCCCCATCATCATGGGCTCCAACATAGGCACTTCGGTCACCAACACCATCGTGGCCCTCATGCAGGCTGGGGACAGGACTGACTTCCGGCG GGCCTTCGCGGGGGCCACAGTGCACGACTGCTTTAACTGGCTCTCAGTCCTCGTCCTGCTGCCCCTGGAGGCTGCCACTGGCTTCCTGCACCATATTACTCGGTTGGTGGTCGCCTCCTTCAAGATCAGCGGTGGCCGCGACGCCCCAGACCTGCTGAAAATCATCACCGAGCCCTTCACCAAGCTCATCATtcag CTGGACAAGTCCGTGATCACTAGCATTGCCACGGGTGATGAGTCCTTGAGGAACCACAGTCTCATCCGGATCTGGTGCCAGTCCGACTCTAGGGAG GTACCCAACCCCGTGGCCAGGGTGGAGGGCAACACCAGCCAGACCCTCAGCAATGCCACCATGGAGAAGT GCAACCACCTCTTCGTGAACACTGGGCTACCTGACCTGGCCGTGGGGCTGATACTGTTGGCCGGTTCGCTGGTGCTGCTGTGCACCTGCCTCATTCTCCTCGTCAAGATGCTCAACTCGCTGCTCCAGGGCCAGGTGGCCAATGTCGTGCAGAAGGTCATCAATACAG ACTTTCCCGCACCCTTCACCTGGGCCACCGGCTACTTCGCCATGCTGGTGGGCGCTGGCATGACCTTCGTGGTGCAGAGCAGCTCTGTATTCACCTCAGCCATCACCCCGCTCATCG GCCTGGGTGTGATCAGCATTGAGCGAGCCTACCCCCTCACACTGGGCTCCAACATCggtaccaccaccactgccatccTGGCTGCGCTGGCCAGCCCCCgggagaagctgtccagtgccTTCCAG ATCGCCCTCTGCCACTTCTTCTTCAACATCTCGGGCATCCTGCTGTGGTACCCAGTGCCCTGCCTGCGGCTGCCCATACGCATGGCCAAGGCACTGGGCAGGCGCACCGCCAAGTACCGCTGGTTTGCCGTGCTctacctgctgctctgcttcctGCTGCTGCCCTCGCTGGGCTTCGGCCTCTCCATGGCGGGCTGGCAAGCCATGCTGGGCGTGGGCGCCCCCTTTGCGGCCCTGCTGGCCTTCGTGGCGCTGGTCAATGCCCTGCAGAGCCACAGCCCCGGCCGCCTGCCCCGCTGGCTGCAGACCTGGGATTTCCTGCCGCGCTGGATGCACTCCCTGCAGCCGCTCGACCGTCTCATCACACGTGCCACACTCTGCTGCGCCCCACCTGAGCCCCGTTCCCCGCAGCTGCCTGCCAGGGTCTTCCTGGAGGAGCTGCCCCCTGCCACGCCCTCCCCTCGCCTGGCGCTGCCCACCCGTCTCCCTGCCACCCGTCTCTAG
- the PFN3 gene encoding profilin-3, translating to MGDWKSYICAVLRDQRIDDVAIVGHSDNRCVWASRPGGLLAAISPQEVGVLVGPDRRTFLQAGLSVAGRRCCVLRDHLLAEGDCVLDARTKGPDGRAVCVGHTPRALLVLMGRRGVHGGVLNKTAHQLVRGLRSQGT from the coding sequence ATGGGCGACTGGAAAAGCTACATCTGCGCAGTGCTGCGCGACCAGCGCATCGACGACGTGGCCATCGTGGGCCACTCGGACAACCGCTGCGTGTGGGCGTCGCGGCCAGGCGGCCTGCTGGCGGCCATCTCCCCGCAGGAGGTGGGTGTGCTGGTGGGCCCCGACCGCCGCACCTTCCTGCAGGCCGGCCTGAGCGTGGCGGGCCGCCGCTGCTGTGTGCTGCGCGACCACCTGCTGGCGGAGGGCGACTGCGTGCTGGACGCGCGCACCAAGGGGCCGGACGGCCGTGCCGTCTGCGTGGGCCACACGCCGCGCGCGCTGCTGGTGCTCATGGGCCGGCGCGGGGTGCACGGCGGGGTCCTCAACAAGACGGCGCACCAGCTGGTGCGCGGGCTGCGCTCGCAGGGCACCTAG
- the F12 gene encoding coagulation factor XII isoform X2 yields the protein MRALLLLWSLLACQEPMLATPRWKFPKEIKHRAGEHSEVFTASVTVTGEPCHFPFQYQRRLFHKCIRRGQPSPQPWCATTPNFDRDQQWGYCLEAERVKDHCSKHNPCRNAGTCVNGPTGPLCICPDHLTGKHCHKEKCFEPQLLQFFGENDVWQRLEPAGVAKCQCKGPDVHCQLLPSKDCSTNRCLNGGHCLEAEGQLCRCPDGFGGHLCDIDLRANCFEGRGLSYRGAARTTLSGSSCQPWASEATYRNLTRERALALGLGDHAFCRNPDNDIRPWCFALSEDDRLSWEYCQLAQCQTAPQVAPQSRPPVQAPPEHEDQPPPPPGARTQDAGAPAETLGGCGVRLRKRLSELSRVVGGLVALPGSHPYIAALYWDRGFCAGSLIAPCWVLTAAHCLQGRRVAPTPAPQPGLPSTSGRPPWEAGQELGIPGPTRAPFSRPARRPAPQELTVVLGQERHNQSCAQCQTLRVRAYHLHEAFLPASYHNDLALLRLQESPDGSCALLSTHVQPVCLPARPAQATGATPCEVAGWGHQFDGAEEYSSYLQEAQVPLISLERCAAPEVHGDVFGPGMLCAGFLEGGTDACQGDSGGPLVCEEEASGPRLVLRGVVSWGAGCGDSNKPGVYTDVAHYLAWIQEHMDS from the exons ATGAGGGCCCTGCTGCTCCTGTGGTCCCTGCTGGCATGCCAGGAGCCCATGCTCGCG ACCCCCCGCTGGAAGTTCCCCAAGGAGATCAAGCACAGGGCTGGAGAGCACTCAGAAG TTTTCACAGCCAGTGTCACTGTGACTGGGGAGCCCTGCCACTTCCCCTTCCAGTACCAACGACGGCTCTTCCACAAATGTATCCGCAGGGGCCAGCCAAGCCCCCAGCCCTG gtgtgctaccacaccCAACTTCGATCGGGACCAGCAGTGGGGGTACTGCCTGGAAGCTGAGAGAGTGAAAG accactgcaGCAAGCACAACCCCTGCCGCAATGCGGGCACCTGTGTGAATGGGCCCACAGGCCCCCTCTGCATCTGCCCAGATCATCTGACTGGAAAGCACTGCCACAAAG AGAAGTGCTTCGAGCCTCAGCTTCTCCAGTTCTTTGGTGAGAATGATGTCTGGCAACGGTTGGAACCTGCAGGTGTGGCTAAGTGCCAGTGCAAGGGCCCAGATGTCCACTGCCAGCTGCTGCCCAGTAAGG ACTGCAGCACCAACCGGTGCCTCAACGGGGGCCACTGCCTGGAGGCCGAGGGCCAACTGTGCCGCTGCCCGGATGGCTTTGGGGGCCACCTCTGCGACATAG ACTTGCGGGCCAACTGCTTTGAGGGCCGAGGCCTCAGTTACCGGGGCGCAGCGCGAACCACGCTGTCCGGGTCCTCGTGCCAGCCCTGGGCCTCGGAGGCCACCTACAGGAACTTAACTCGGGAGCGAGCGCTGGCCCTGGGGCTAGGCGACCACGCCTTCTGCCG GAACCCGGACAATGACATCCGCCCCTGGTGCTTCGCGCTCAGCGAAGACGACCGGCTGAGCTGGGAATATTGCCAGCTGGCACAGTGCCAGACCGCGCCCCAGGTGGCCCCCCAAAGCCGCCCTCCCGTCCAGGCGCCCCCGGAGCACGAGGaccagcccccgcccccgccaggAGCCCGCACCCAAG ACGCAGGCGCCCCGGCTGAGACCCTGGGAGGCTGCGGGGTGCGGCTGCGGAAACGACTGTCGGAGTTGAGCCGCGTGGTCGGGGGGCTGGTGGCGCTGCCTGGCTCGCACCCCTACATCGCCGCGCTGTACTGGGACCGGGGCTTCTGCGCCGGCAGCCTCATCGCCCCCTGTTGGGTGCTGACCGCGGCGCACTGTCTGCAGGGCCGGCGAGTagctcccacccccgccccccagcccggGCTCCCCTCCACTTCGGGGCGCCCCCCGTGGGAAGCCGGGCAGGAGCTGGGGATCCCGGGGCCGACCCGAGCACCCTTCTCCCGCCCTGCCCGCAGGCCGGCTCCCCAGgagctgacggtggtgctgggccAGGAGCGCCACAACCAGAGCTGCGCGCAGTGTCAGACCCTGCGGGTGCGCGCCTACCACCTGCACGAGGCCTTCTTGCCCGCCTCCTACCACAACGACCTGG CCCTGCTGCGCCTGCAGGAGAGCCCCGACGGCAGCTGCGCGCTCCTGTCCACTCACGTCCAGCCTGTGTGCCTGCCCGCCCGTCCCGCCCAGGCTACCGGGGCCACGCCCTGCGAGGTGGCCGGCTGGGGCCACCAGTTCGACG GGGCGGAGGAGTATTCCAGTTACCTGCAGGAGGCACAGGTGCCTCTGATCTCCCTTGAGCGCTGCGCTGCCCCCGAAGTACATGGGGACGTCTTCGGCCCTGGCATGCTCTGCGCAGGCTTCCTGGAGGGGGGCACCGATGCATGCCAG GGTGACTCCGGGGGCCCACTGGTGTGTGAGGAGGAGGCCTCTGGGCCCCGGCTAGTCCTCCGAGGCGTGGTCAGCTGGGGCGCGGGCTGTGGCGACAGCAACAAGCCGGGTGTTTACACCGATGTGGCTCACTACCTGGCATGGATCCAGGAGCACATGGACTCGTGA
- the F12 gene encoding coagulation factor XII isoform X1, with translation MRALLLLWSLLACQEPMLATPRWKFPKEIKHRAGEHSEAVFTASVTVTGEPCHFPFQYQRRLFHKCIRRGQPSPQPWCATTPNFDRDQQWGYCLEAERVKDHCSKHNPCRNAGTCVNGPTGPLCICPDHLTGKHCHKEKCFEPQLLQFFGENDVWQRLEPAGVAKCQCKGPDVHCQLLPSKDCSTNRCLNGGHCLEAEGQLCRCPDGFGGHLCDIDLRANCFEGRGLSYRGAARTTLSGSSCQPWASEATYRNLTRERALALGLGDHAFCRNPDNDIRPWCFALSEDDRLSWEYCQLAQCQTAPQVAPQSRPPVQAPPEHEDQPPPPPGARTQDAGAPAETLGGCGVRLRKRLSELSRVVGGLVALPGSHPYIAALYWDRGFCAGSLIAPCWVLTAAHCLQGRRVAPTPAPQPGLPSTSGRPPWEAGQELGIPGPTRAPFSRPARRPAPQELTVVLGQERHNQSCAQCQTLRVRAYHLHEAFLPASYHNDLALLRLQESPDGSCALLSTHVQPVCLPARPAQATGATPCEVAGWGHQFDGAEEYSSYLQEAQVPLISLERCAAPEVHGDVFGPGMLCAGFLEGGTDACQGDSGGPLVCEEEASGPRLVLRGVVSWGAGCGDSNKPGVYTDVAHYLAWIQEHMDS, from the exons ATGAGGGCCCTGCTGCTCCTGTGGTCCCTGCTGGCATGCCAGGAGCCCATGCTCGCG ACCCCCCGCTGGAAGTTCCCCAAGGAGATCAAGCACAGGGCTGGAGAGCACTCAGAAG CAGTTTTCACAGCCAGTGTCACTGTGACTGGGGAGCCCTGCCACTTCCCCTTCCAGTACCAACGACGGCTCTTCCACAAATGTATCCGCAGGGGCCAGCCAAGCCCCCAGCCCTG gtgtgctaccacaccCAACTTCGATCGGGACCAGCAGTGGGGGTACTGCCTGGAAGCTGAGAGAGTGAAAG accactgcaGCAAGCACAACCCCTGCCGCAATGCGGGCACCTGTGTGAATGGGCCCACAGGCCCCCTCTGCATCTGCCCAGATCATCTGACTGGAAAGCACTGCCACAAAG AGAAGTGCTTCGAGCCTCAGCTTCTCCAGTTCTTTGGTGAGAATGATGTCTGGCAACGGTTGGAACCTGCAGGTGTGGCTAAGTGCCAGTGCAAGGGCCCAGATGTCCACTGCCAGCTGCTGCCCAGTAAGG ACTGCAGCACCAACCGGTGCCTCAACGGGGGCCACTGCCTGGAGGCCGAGGGCCAACTGTGCCGCTGCCCGGATGGCTTTGGGGGCCACCTCTGCGACATAG ACTTGCGGGCCAACTGCTTTGAGGGCCGAGGCCTCAGTTACCGGGGCGCAGCGCGAACCACGCTGTCCGGGTCCTCGTGCCAGCCCTGGGCCTCGGAGGCCACCTACAGGAACTTAACTCGGGAGCGAGCGCTGGCCCTGGGGCTAGGCGACCACGCCTTCTGCCG GAACCCGGACAATGACATCCGCCCCTGGTGCTTCGCGCTCAGCGAAGACGACCGGCTGAGCTGGGAATATTGCCAGCTGGCACAGTGCCAGACCGCGCCCCAGGTGGCCCCCCAAAGCCGCCCTCCCGTCCAGGCGCCCCCGGAGCACGAGGaccagcccccgcccccgccaggAGCCCGCACCCAAG ACGCAGGCGCCCCGGCTGAGACCCTGGGAGGCTGCGGGGTGCGGCTGCGGAAACGACTGTCGGAGTTGAGCCGCGTGGTCGGGGGGCTGGTGGCGCTGCCTGGCTCGCACCCCTACATCGCCGCGCTGTACTGGGACCGGGGCTTCTGCGCCGGCAGCCTCATCGCCCCCTGTTGGGTGCTGACCGCGGCGCACTGTCTGCAGGGCCGGCGAGTagctcccacccccgccccccagcccggGCTCCCCTCCACTTCGGGGCGCCCCCCGTGGGAAGCCGGGCAGGAGCTGGGGATCCCGGGGCCGACCCGAGCACCCTTCTCCCGCCCTGCCCGCAGGCCGGCTCCCCAGgagctgacggtggtgctgggccAGGAGCGCCACAACCAGAGCTGCGCGCAGTGTCAGACCCTGCGGGTGCGCGCCTACCACCTGCACGAGGCCTTCTTGCCCGCCTCCTACCACAACGACCTGG CCCTGCTGCGCCTGCAGGAGAGCCCCGACGGCAGCTGCGCGCTCCTGTCCACTCACGTCCAGCCTGTGTGCCTGCCCGCCCGTCCCGCCCAGGCTACCGGGGCCACGCCCTGCGAGGTGGCCGGCTGGGGCCACCAGTTCGACG GGGCGGAGGAGTATTCCAGTTACCTGCAGGAGGCACAGGTGCCTCTGATCTCCCTTGAGCGCTGCGCTGCCCCCGAAGTACATGGGGACGTCTTCGGCCCTGGCATGCTCTGCGCAGGCTTCCTGGAGGGGGGCACCGATGCATGCCAG GGTGACTCCGGGGGCCCACTGGTGTGTGAGGAGGAGGCCTCTGGGCCCCGGCTAGTCCTCCGAGGCGTGGTCAGCTGGGGCGCGGGCTGTGGCGACAGCAACAAGCCGGGTGTTTACACCGATGTGGCTCACTACCTGGCATGGATCCAGGAGCACATGGACTCGTGA
- the F12 gene encoding coagulation factor XII isoform X3, which produces MRALLLLWSLLACQEPMLATPRWKFPKEIKHRAGEHSEASVTVTGEPCHFPFQYQRRLFHKCIRRGQPSPQPWCATTPNFDRDQQWGYCLEAERVKDHCSKHNPCRNAGTCVNGPTGPLCICPDHLTGKHCHKEKCFEPQLLQFFGENDVWQRLEPAGVAKCQCKGPDVHCQLLPSKDCSTNRCLNGGHCLEAEGQLCRCPDGFGGHLCDIDLRANCFEGRGLSYRGAARTTLSGSSCQPWASEATYRNLTRERALALGLGDHAFCRNPDNDIRPWCFALSEDDRLSWEYCQLAQCQTAPQVAPQSRPPVQAPPEHEDQPPPPPGARTQDAGAPAETLGGCGVRLRKRLSELSRVVGGLVALPGSHPYIAALYWDRGFCAGSLIAPCWVLTAAHCLQGRRVAPTPAPQPGLPSTSGRPPWEAGQELGIPGPTRAPFSRPARRPAPQELTVVLGQERHNQSCAQCQTLRVRAYHLHEAFLPASYHNDLALLRLQESPDGSCALLSTHVQPVCLPARPAQATGATPCEVAGWGHQFDGAEEYSSYLQEAQVPLISLERCAAPEVHGDVFGPGMLCAGFLEGGTDACQGDSGGPLVCEEEASGPRLVLRGVVSWGAGCGDSNKPGVYTDVAHYLAWIQEHMDS; this is translated from the exons ATGAGGGCCCTGCTGCTCCTGTGGTCCCTGCTGGCATGCCAGGAGCCCATGCTCGCG ACCCCCCGCTGGAAGTTCCCCAAGGAGATCAAGCACAGGGCTGGAGAGCACTCAGAAG CCAGTGTCACTGTGACTGGGGAGCCCTGCCACTTCCCCTTCCAGTACCAACGACGGCTCTTCCACAAATGTATCCGCAGGGGCCAGCCAAGCCCCCAGCCCTG gtgtgctaccacaccCAACTTCGATCGGGACCAGCAGTGGGGGTACTGCCTGGAAGCTGAGAGAGTGAAAG accactgcaGCAAGCACAACCCCTGCCGCAATGCGGGCACCTGTGTGAATGGGCCCACAGGCCCCCTCTGCATCTGCCCAGATCATCTGACTGGAAAGCACTGCCACAAAG AGAAGTGCTTCGAGCCTCAGCTTCTCCAGTTCTTTGGTGAGAATGATGTCTGGCAACGGTTGGAACCTGCAGGTGTGGCTAAGTGCCAGTGCAAGGGCCCAGATGTCCACTGCCAGCTGCTGCCCAGTAAGG ACTGCAGCACCAACCGGTGCCTCAACGGGGGCCACTGCCTGGAGGCCGAGGGCCAACTGTGCCGCTGCCCGGATGGCTTTGGGGGCCACCTCTGCGACATAG ACTTGCGGGCCAACTGCTTTGAGGGCCGAGGCCTCAGTTACCGGGGCGCAGCGCGAACCACGCTGTCCGGGTCCTCGTGCCAGCCCTGGGCCTCGGAGGCCACCTACAGGAACTTAACTCGGGAGCGAGCGCTGGCCCTGGGGCTAGGCGACCACGCCTTCTGCCG GAACCCGGACAATGACATCCGCCCCTGGTGCTTCGCGCTCAGCGAAGACGACCGGCTGAGCTGGGAATATTGCCAGCTGGCACAGTGCCAGACCGCGCCCCAGGTGGCCCCCCAAAGCCGCCCTCCCGTCCAGGCGCCCCCGGAGCACGAGGaccagcccccgcccccgccaggAGCCCGCACCCAAG ACGCAGGCGCCCCGGCTGAGACCCTGGGAGGCTGCGGGGTGCGGCTGCGGAAACGACTGTCGGAGTTGAGCCGCGTGGTCGGGGGGCTGGTGGCGCTGCCTGGCTCGCACCCCTACATCGCCGCGCTGTACTGGGACCGGGGCTTCTGCGCCGGCAGCCTCATCGCCCCCTGTTGGGTGCTGACCGCGGCGCACTGTCTGCAGGGCCGGCGAGTagctcccacccccgccccccagcccggGCTCCCCTCCACTTCGGGGCGCCCCCCGTGGGAAGCCGGGCAGGAGCTGGGGATCCCGGGGCCGACCCGAGCACCCTTCTCCCGCCCTGCCCGCAGGCCGGCTCCCCAGgagctgacggtggtgctgggccAGGAGCGCCACAACCAGAGCTGCGCGCAGTGTCAGACCCTGCGGGTGCGCGCCTACCACCTGCACGAGGCCTTCTTGCCCGCCTCCTACCACAACGACCTGG CCCTGCTGCGCCTGCAGGAGAGCCCCGACGGCAGCTGCGCGCTCCTGTCCACTCACGTCCAGCCTGTGTGCCTGCCCGCCCGTCCCGCCCAGGCTACCGGGGCCACGCCCTGCGAGGTGGCCGGCTGGGGCCACCAGTTCGACG GGGCGGAGGAGTATTCCAGTTACCTGCAGGAGGCACAGGTGCCTCTGATCTCCCTTGAGCGCTGCGCTGCCCCCGAAGTACATGGGGACGTCTTCGGCCCTGGCATGCTCTGCGCAGGCTTCCTGGAGGGGGGCACCGATGCATGCCAG GGTGACTCCGGGGGCCCACTGGTGTGTGAGGAGGAGGCCTCTGGGCCCCGGCTAGTCCTCCGAGGCGTGGTCAGCTGGGGCGCGGGCTGTGGCGACAGCAACAAGCCGGGTGTTTACACCGATGTGGCTCACTACCTGGCATGGATCCAGGAGCACATGGACTCGTGA